TGTAATGTTTGGGGTATCTTCATCTGTTTGTCTTGCTTACCAGATTCCCCTCTCAcaaattacatacattttatgtttacagGTACTTAGGTCACCCTGTTACAATAGCCCTCTCAAGTATTCAGGTTTCTTAAATGTGATGTAAACGCAAAACCTGGTTTCCCGTATTAAGGTAGAGGATTAGATAATGCAGATTTCCTTAGATAGATTTTTCCTAGAGAAAGACTATTTCTCTACTATCTATTAATGTAACCACTCACAGGGCAATGTCTCcttgtttttaatgaaagtctaatactgaaacaaacaaagtgactTGTAATAACTTTGTTTACATAAACCCTGGTTGCATGTATTATACATAGCAGATACAATAGTGTTAAGGAGAAAAGTTAGTTTTAAAGACATGTCAGTGGAGCAGATCATTTGTTTCCATGGATGCTAACCCTGGTTAGATTTATTCACTCATTACCATTACAAACAATTCATTACGTAACAATTAATTACAAGTGTTCATTTTTTGGGAAAAGACGTGTGCCGTTTCCTGCCTCCTACCTGTGATCCTGTGAAGCAATGACGTGTCCTGTACCTCAGCAGGAAGGGAGGAGATGCGCTGGCGCAGCACTGAATCACTAGAGGCTGCATTCTCAAGCTCCTGCAGAGCTCGGATTAATTCTGCTGTCTGACCACAGGGAGGAGAGAAGTAAAAGCAGAAAGGGGTATAATAAAATTAGTATGCAATTGTCAACACTGGAGGAAACATAAATTaagaataaactgtaaatactaTAATTAAATTGCCTATGTTAATCGTGTATTTATGGCCACATTGTCTAGGACGTCACCTGTGGGGGTTCAGCCAGGGAGCTCTGGGAGGCAAAGTCTTCATCAACTGGCTGGATCTCCTCATATGACCTCTTCTTACCCTTCTTGTCTCCATCTAGGATTTACAAGGAAAAGGTGCAATGCAAACCATTACATAGGAAGGTATGAGAAGTATGGTTTCAACTTGCAGACTAGCAGGGTAAATAGTCAGACAATAGCTTATTGTTAGAAAGAGCAACGAGTTGAACCTTACTTATGAGAACAGGTTAGTGTTGTGCGAACTTACACAGGACTTGTGACAGCTGATCGAGCAGGTTGTTCTCATACACACCTCGCTCCTGCCAGATGGACAAAACCCGACCCAAATGTTTCTTACAACCCTCCTCGCCCTCTCTGGACAGGAAAACAATACAGAACAGGAATAAAGAAGCTAATAAAATGCATCCCACTGAGTAGataatttttcacattcataCGTTATCATTTACAGTGTGCTGACATCAGCTGAtgctgattaattaaaaatgtgctgATTGCCATTCCCAACCTATTTGgtagattaaataaaacattatattgGACTTTATggtaacattttttttttttgcctttccTAATTTTTCATAAATCACTCTTGgatgtcaaaaacaaaattctTAATTATGATTCAGTTCATTTAAAGAATAATGAGCAACAgttaaaaacaagtaaaataaacCGAATTTCTAAAAGGTGACTCAACCACAATTAATTTTAGCAGTGTGTTAATGGGAAGTCTGAcctgtaaacatgtttaaacgCATCAACGATGACTGGTGCAAAGTCCTGGGTGAATTCTGGTCCTTTTCTCTTGCTGTTTTGAATGACGTCATTGGCCAAGTAAAGGAAGGTCAGCTTGCGTGATACCTGAGCTGCGTGCATTCAAACgtacaaatacacatattacAGTGTGGCCTTTAGCTATACAGCTAAGGATAACTAAACAtaacatattaaaaaataatcaatacaTAATTTAATGTACTGAAACAAATATTGATTTATCAAAATGACCGTCAGAAAGGTACAGTGTCCTGACAAGGTTCCTGCCAAACATGATGGACCCCACCTGAtgcaaattatttattttgttgtcaccCGAGGAAAGAATTCACTGCCAATATTTATTAGGACTCTTTTCATATTCTTTGGCAGAGCCTAACCTTGAAATAACTTTCCATTTTGGACACAGACTGTAAAGGTTGAATATGTGCAATGCCCCGCACACTAAGCAGtcactgaatttgttttttctttttagccaTGTTCAGTCCCCTAGTAAGGATCTAATACCCTCCCCCATCTTTATGAATTCTCAGTTTGGTTTCTTAGTCGTTGAGGAATATCCTGACCACACGGTGACACAACCCTGAAGAAAATTAAGAAAGCTGTGGTGTCCACAGTTTCTTCTACAGCCTCGTTCATGTGGTTAGTCTTAATTGGAAATCACTGATGTACTTATATTTGTTGCATTGCATTTGGTGAATTTGGTGCCTGTACTTTTAATATAGACTACCTAACcaacttgtttttaaatgtaagatctaacaacaaacacttaaaataataGTTATTGTAACATGGTACCATTTTAAATACTTCCTAGTACTATAGGGTGTACTTCATTGTGAATTATATTGTACATATAAGCCCACATGGCTAAGATGttcaatttgttgtttttattttatgctctCTAATCAAAACGCTGATTTTGTGTGTCCCACAAATCCACTAGCAAATATTCCATGGCTCTGTAACATTATACACGTAATGATGCATATGTCTTCGGACAGGTCACAGTCAACACTGAACTAGCTTTAAAGCTCCAGAGAAATGTGCCATATCTATCCCCATTGCTATTAACACTGCACACTCCTCAGGTAAGCTCCTAAAATACAACATCCACTTGAGATATCATTAGGTTGTTGACTAGCACCCCAAGGAAAAGTGTGCCACTAAAGCAGAACCCAACACCCATACAacatactttttaaaactaattcCAAACAACATTTGCAACAGCTTGATGATGTAGTCACACTTAAATAGCAACAGTAGGTTAGTGATCCACACCTTATAGTTGATGTTTTGAattgtaaattaataaaaaaaaaaaaacatgtcacaaatCTATAGGCCACCAATTACATTATATAAACATATTATTGGAACTATTAA
Above is a genomic segment from Anabas testudineus chromosome 11, fAnaTes1.2, whole genome shotgun sequence containing:
- the LOC113153697 gene encoding regulation of nuclear pre-mRNA domain-containing protein 1A, translated to MSAFSEAALEKKLSELSNSQQSVQTLSLWLIHHRKHSKTIVTVWFNELKKAQVSRKLTFLYLANDVIQNSKRKGPEFTQDFAPVIVDAFKHVYREGEEGCKKHLGRVLSIWQERGVYENNLLDQLSQVLYGDKKGKKRSYEEIQPVDEDFASQSSLAEPPQTAELIRALQELENAASSDSVLRQRISSLPAEVQDTSLLHRITDKESGERLSRLVEEACMLLADYSGRLAAEIDDRRQLTRTLTVFLQSQKDGLAQNEQKLEEYKRKLARVTQVRKELRSRLNNLPGGLYNSSN